A window of Rubricoccus marinus contains these coding sequences:
- a CDS encoding GWxTD domain-containing protein: protein MRRLFLLALMCALAPLAHAQSSSVADLVQRGMAAFQDGRVAEAIRLLEQATDSPEADAEAYYRLGLALRARSPEQDIKRSRRAVARAVSLAPGNPEYLTAELEALRDESGGFFIELLRARERRQIAERLLEMDSTNAFAHEELATLHIAEYYRYRNAIWTSGAGFDPVGAFTSAEDERLADKPELDGDTGAGGLGDAEFDDPAFAEMDVMDGTNLATREAAAGDFAAARGNQFNLGLIRNLGSGSYTERADQARELALVHIRASLKSDPRRRSLYDDVMRLAALSGDWTLAGAPLAEMFVHFPDDPNMWLYLGLMNHRVGEWEAAAASFKNALEKMSAEERAVFEDLTYVLSPDQEKEYRASPEVYAARFWSSRDPRFLNPFNERRLEHYARLTTADLLYRSNDLNLPGWQTERGQIHVRYGVPKEDLIVEGDIGVVLERYADRNESFNAPEMFGLANRFNIWDYGDQQFVFEDPNRNGEYALYSPPADLFGLNVRGIDRMDYVLRARSAFRTNPERYDFEVPGREVYIPALVSAFRSSGREAEVYVHFGVPLAPEATGRDGTIPATIKTGAFLVGTDNVLLAERRKTLYGLRTDQVVPYKEVRLWVGSEQVTAPPGDYEVSVEFETANGTVAGVHREAVEVPDFTGTDLMLSSLLLAIQVEEGATAGPGRVQRGDFAIQPAPWGVYTVGDPIAVYFEVYGLGLDNGQSGYDVEAQLIPKDRSRGLARLAKRIFGGRARGVSTSFPAQGTSEEARQYVLLDATGQDPGVYTLTLRIEDRVSGQRTEREVDLLLE from the coding sequence ATGAGACGGTTGTTTCTCCTCGCGCTGATGTGCGCGCTCGCGCCTCTGGCGCACGCTCAGAGTTCGTCGGTCGCTGACCTCGTGCAGCGCGGGATGGCCGCGTTCCAGGACGGCCGCGTGGCGGAGGCCATCCGCTTGCTGGAGCAGGCCACGGACTCGCCAGAGGCTGACGCGGAGGCGTACTACCGGCTGGGCCTCGCGCTCCGCGCCAGGTCGCCAGAGCAGGACATCAAGCGCTCGCGCCGGGCAGTCGCCCGCGCGGTCTCGCTCGCACCTGGCAACCCGGAGTACCTCACCGCCGAGCTCGAAGCGCTCCGGGATGAGTCCGGGGGCTTCTTTATCGAGCTCCTGCGAGCGCGCGAGAGACGGCAGATCGCGGAGCGCTTGCTGGAAATGGACTCCACAAACGCTTTTGCGCATGAGGAGCTCGCCACGCTCCACATCGCGGAGTACTACCGGTACAGGAACGCCATCTGGACAAGCGGGGCCGGCTTCGATCCCGTGGGCGCGTTTACGAGCGCCGAGGACGAGAGGTTGGCGGACAAGCCCGAGTTAGACGGAGACACTGGGGCTGGCGGACTGGGAGATGCCGAGTTCGACGATCCCGCGTTTGCCGAAATGGACGTCATGGACGGCACCAACCTCGCCACCCGCGAGGCGGCAGCCGGCGACTTCGCCGCCGCACGCGGCAATCAGTTCAACCTGGGCCTGATCCGCAACCTCGGCTCCGGCAGCTATACCGAACGCGCCGATCAGGCGCGTGAACTCGCCCTCGTCCACATCCGCGCGTCGCTCAAAAGCGACCCCCGCCGTCGCTCGCTCTACGACGACGTGATGCGCCTCGCGGCGCTCTCCGGCGACTGGACGCTTGCCGGGGCGCCTCTGGCGGAGATGTTCGTCCACTTCCCGGACGACCCCAACATGTGGCTCTACCTCGGGCTCATGAACCACCGTGTCGGGGAGTGGGAGGCCGCTGCGGCGTCGTTCAAGAACGCGCTGGAAAAGATGAGCGCCGAGGAGCGCGCCGTGTTCGAGGATCTCACGTACGTGCTCTCGCCGGACCAGGAAAAGGAATACCGCGCCTCGCCAGAGGTCTACGCCGCCCGGTTCTGGAGCTCTCGCGATCCGCGCTTCCTGAACCCCTTTAACGAGCGCCGGCTGGAGCACTACGCGCGCCTGACCACCGCGGACCTGCTGTACCGTTCCAACGACCTCAACCTCCCGGGCTGGCAAACCGAGCGCGGGCAGATCCACGTCCGCTACGGCGTTCCGAAAGAGGACCTGATCGTCGAGGGCGACATCGGCGTCGTGCTGGAGCGGTACGCCGATCGCAACGAGTCCTTCAACGCGCCGGAGATGTTCGGCCTCGCCAACCGCTTCAACATCTGGGACTACGGCGATCAGCAGTTCGTCTTCGAGGACCCCAACCGCAACGGTGAGTACGCGCTCTACTCGCCGCCCGCCGACCTGTTCGGGCTCAACGTTCGCGGCATTGACCGGATGGACTACGTGCTCCGAGCCCGCAGCGCGTTCCGCACGAACCCCGAGCGCTACGACTTCGAGGTGCCGGGCCGCGAGGTCTACATCCCCGCCCTCGTCAGCGCCTTCCGCTCCAGCGGACGCGAGGCCGAGGTGTACGTCCACTTCGGCGTGCCTCTGGCGCCAGAGGCCACGGGCCGCGACGGCACCATTCCGGCGACGATCAAGACGGGCGCCTTCCTCGTGGGGACGGACAACGTGCTTCTGGCCGAGCGCCGCAAAACGCTCTATGGGCTTCGGACGGATCAGGTGGTGCCGTACAAAGAGGTCCGCCTCTGGGTGGGGAGCGAGCAGGTCACGGCGCCCCCCGGCGACTACGAGGTCTCGGTCGAGTTCGAAACCGCCAACGGGACCGTCGCCGGTGTGCACCGCGAGGCCGTGGAGGTCCCGGACTTCACCGGCACCGATCTGATGCTCTCCAGTCTGCTCCTCGCCATTCAGGTGGAGGAGGGGGCGACGGCGGGGCCTGGCCGCGTCCAGCGCGGGGACTTCGCCATCCAGCCCGCGCCATGGGGCGTGTACACCGTTGGCGATCCCATCGCGGTGTATTTCGAGGTCTACGGCCTGGGGTTGGACAACGGCCAGAGCGGCTACGACGTGGAGGCGCAGCTTATCCCGAAGGACCGGTCGCGCGGGCTCGCACGCCTCGCGAAGCGGATCTTTGGCGGTCGCGCCAGAGGCGTTTCCACCTCGTTCCCGGCGCAGGGGACGAGCGAGGAGGCCCGGCAATACGTCTTGCTCGACGCGACGGGTCAGGATCCGGGCGTTTACACGCTCACGCTCCGCATCGAAGACCGCGTCTCCGGGCAGCGCACCGAGCGCGAGGTGGACCTCCTGCTGGAGTAG
- a CDS encoding ion transporter codes for MADPAPASGRLRARLYSIVFHADDPLGKAFDVALIFAIVASVVVVMLESVASVQARIAGGLRIAEWVFTILFTIEYLLRLRLVERKRDYALSFFGIVDLLSVLPTYISLFVAGAQALLVVRILRVLRIFRVLKLAHYVNEAESLGRALAASKRKILVFIFVVLTIVTVMGSMMYVIEGGENGFTSIPQSVYWAVVTLSTVGFGDIYPVTPLGKALASVIIMMGYGIIAVPTGIVTVELNREREHEEAARRHEECPRCGLGEHDADARFCKRCGTSIMRATPEASGETAPESGARVAAPSSA; via the coding sequence ATGGCTGATCCCGCTCCTGCTTCAGGCCGCCTGCGCGCGCGGCTGTATTCCATCGTCTTCCACGCGGACGACCCCTTGGGCAAGGCGTTCGACGTGGCGCTGATTTTCGCCATCGTGGCGAGCGTGGTGGTGGTGATGCTGGAAAGCGTCGCGTCGGTCCAGGCACGGATTGCTGGGGGCCTCCGCATCGCGGAATGGGTGTTCACGATCCTGTTCACGATCGAGTACCTCCTCCGCCTCCGGCTGGTCGAGCGCAAGCGGGACTACGCGCTCAGCTTTTTCGGCATCGTGGACCTCCTATCGGTCCTGCCCACATACATCAGTCTGTTCGTCGCGGGCGCTCAGGCGTTGCTCGTGGTACGGATCCTGCGCGTGCTCCGCATCTTCCGAGTGCTCAAGCTGGCGCACTACGTCAACGAGGCGGAATCGCTGGGGCGCGCCCTCGCCGCGAGCAAGCGGAAGATCCTCGTGTTCATCTTTGTCGTCCTGACCATCGTCACGGTCATGGGATCGATGATGTACGTCATCGAGGGTGGCGAGAACGGGTTTACGTCCATCCCGCAAAGCGTGTACTGGGCCGTCGTCACGCTTTCTACCGTCGGCTTCGGCGACATCTACCCGGTGACGCCGCTCGGGAAGGCGCTGGCGTCGGTCATCATCATGATGGGCTACGGCATCATCGCCGTCCCGACCGGCATCGTCACCGTAGAACTCAACCGGGAGCGCGAGCACGAAGAGGCCGCGAGACGCCACGAGGAGTGCCCCCGGTGTGGCCTGGGCGAGCACGACGCCGACGCCCGCTTCTGCAAGCGGTGCGGCACGAGCATCATGCGCGCGACGCCAGAGGCCTCTGGCGAGACCGCGCCGGAGTCGGGCGCAAGAGTTGCCGCGCCCTCCTCGGCCTAG
- a CDS encoding FtsB family cell division protein — translation MSIRERLTGTTTRRRVLLVGAIALGLWVAFLDSHSLVRRALYARDLGRIEAENESLRQENAELQAAIDADLDDATVEKVAREQYGMRRPGETVYRVVTTE, via the coding sequence ATGTCCATCCGCGAACGCCTGACCGGCACCACGACTCGCCGCCGTGTCCTCCTCGTAGGCGCGATCGCGCTGGGTCTGTGGGTCGCGTTTCTCGACAGCCACAGTCTGGTTCGTCGCGCGCTCTACGCGCGCGACCTCGGACGCATCGAGGCAGAGAACGAGTCGCTGCGGCAGGAGAACGCCGAACTCCAAGCCGCCATCGACGCGGACCTGGACGACGCGACGGTCGAAAAGGTGGCGCGCGAGCAGTACGGCATGCGGCGCCCCGGCGAAACAGTCTACCGCGTCGTCACCACGGAGTAG
- a CDS encoding SufE family protein, protein MTSPADTLDSRQRAIAEEFAFLTDWMLRYEHLIEHAKTMPPLAPEARTDDRLVRGCQSKVWLHTWQEDASGETRFRVEADSEAQIVRGLASLLVRALDGLPPDVVSDADLWFLKETGLAEHLSPNRANGLDAMVRQIREAAA, encoded by the coding sequence ATGACTTCCCCCGCAGACACGCTCGACAGCCGCCAACGCGCCATCGCTGAGGAGTTCGCGTTCCTCACCGATTGGATGCTGCGCTACGAGCACCTCATCGAGCACGCCAAGACGATGCCGCCGCTGGCGCCAGAGGCCCGGACGGACGACCGCCTCGTGCGGGGTTGCCAGTCCAAGGTGTGGCTCCACACGTGGCAGGAGGACGCCTCTGGCGAAACGCGTTTCCGCGTCGAGGCCGACTCCGAGGCGCAGATCGTTCGCGGCCTCGCGTCGCTTCTCGTCCGAGCCCTGGACGGGCTCCCGCCGGATGTCGTCTCCGACGCCGATCTGTGGTTCCTGAAAGAGACCGGCTTGGCGGAACACTTGTCTCCCAACCGCGCAAACGGTTTGGACGCGATGGTGCGCCAGATTCGCGAGGCCGCAGCCTAG
- a CDS encoding cysteine desulfurase, which produces MTAHTAPFDVDRVRADFPILTREVHGKPLVYLDNAATTQKPRAVLDRLARYYSHENANVHRGVHFLSADGTEHYEEARRSVQRFVGAEHAREVVFTRGTTESINLVAHGFARGGFLASGDEILVSALEHHANVVPWQMAAEVTGATLRVIPMTDRGDLDLTDLDSLINERTRIVAVTHTSNALGTVTPLAKIIAAARAMDVPVLVDGAQATPHAAVDVQALGADFFVFSSHKTYGPTGIGVLWGREAWLDKLPPYQGGGDMIENVTFEKTTYTGLPGKFEAGTPHVAGGIGLGAAVEYLMDLGMENVAAHEADLVSYAEAQLGAVEGLTFVGTPEARASAISFLLDGIHPYDAGTVLDRLGIAVRTGQHCAQPVMDRLGVPGTVRASFGLYNTRAEVDVLIDGLSRVRTLFG; this is translated from the coding sequence ATGACCGCACACACAGCACCCTTCGACGTCGATCGCGTCCGCGCCGACTTCCCGATCCTGACCCGAGAGGTCCACGGCAAGCCCCTCGTCTACCTCGACAACGCCGCGACCACCCAGAAGCCCCGGGCTGTCTTGGACCGCCTCGCGCGCTACTACAGCCACGAAAACGCCAACGTCCACCGCGGCGTCCACTTTCTGAGCGCCGACGGAACCGAGCACTACGAAGAGGCCCGCCGCTCTGTGCAACGCTTTGTCGGCGCCGAGCATGCGCGCGAGGTCGTGTTCACGCGCGGCACGACCGAGAGCATCAACCTCGTGGCCCACGGGTTCGCCAGAGGCGGATTCCTGGCCTCTGGCGACGAGATTCTGGTCTCCGCCCTGGAGCACCATGCGAACGTGGTCCCGTGGCAGATGGCCGCCGAGGTGACCGGCGCGACGCTCCGCGTGATTCCGATGACCGACCGGGGCGATCTGGACCTCACGGACCTCGACAGCCTGATCAACGAGCGGACGCGCATCGTGGCCGTTACGCACACCTCCAACGCGCTCGGGACGGTCACGCCTCTGGCGAAGATCATCGCCGCAGCACGCGCGATGGATGTGCCCGTGCTCGTAGACGGCGCGCAGGCCACGCCCCACGCGGCGGTAGACGTGCAAGCACTCGGCGCCGACTTCTTCGTGTTCTCCAGCCACAAGACCTACGGCCCGACTGGGATCGGCGTGCTTTGGGGCCGCGAGGCGTGGCTGGACAAGCTGCCCCCCTACCAGGGCGGCGGCGACATGATCGAGAACGTCACGTTCGAGAAGACGACCTATACAGGGTTGCCGGGCAAGTTCGAAGCCGGGACGCCGCACGTGGCGGGGGGCATTGGCCTGGGCGCCGCCGTGGAGTACCTGATGGACCTCGGGATGGAGAACGTCGCTGCGCATGAAGCCGACCTCGTCTCTTACGCCGAGGCGCAGCTCGGCGCCGTGGAAGGTCTCACGTTCGTGGGCACGCCAGAGGCGCGTGCCAGCGCCATCTCCTTCCTGCTCGACGGCATCCACCCGTACGATGCTGGGACCGTTCTGGACCGGCTCGGCATCGCCGTTCGCACCGGGCAGCATTGCGCGCAGCCGGTCATGGACCGCCTGGGCGTGCCCGGGACCGTCCGCGCCTCGTTCGGCCTGTACAACACCCGCGCCGAGGTCGACGTGCTGATCGACGGCCTCTCGCGCGTCCGCACTCTGTTCGGCTAG
- the egtD gene encoding L-histidine N(alpha)-methyltransferase gives MPDSALASGATTAADAFRRDVLSGLRKSQKTLPSKYLYDARGSELFDQITRLDVYYPTETERAILREHIGEIAAAIGDRPIVVEYGSGSSDKTRILLEELQHEIAAYVPIDISPSALGDAAERLRQRYPAMEVLPVAADYTRPLALPELPPHDHIVVFFPGSTIGNFEADEARAFFAQAARVAGSGRGTGGLLIGADQRKPLDVLIPAYDDPEGVTAAFNLNLLTRINRELDADFDLGLWRHEARWNENESRIEMHLVSQADQRATVAGEAFAFASGETIHTEISTKYGPEGLADLAADAGWTRQDRWTDARSWFAVERYTLG, from the coding sequence ATGCCCGATTCCGCCCTCGCCTCTGGCGCCACAACCGCGGCAGACGCCTTCCGTCGCGACGTCCTCTCCGGCCTGCGAAAGAGCCAGAAAACGCTCCCTAGCAAGTACCTCTACGACGCCAGAGGCTCAGAACTCTTCGACCAGATTACCCGGCTGGACGTGTACTACCCGACCGAGACCGAGCGTGCGATCCTGCGCGAGCACATCGGTGAGATCGCGGCCGCCATCGGGGATCGACCGATCGTGGTGGAGTACGGGAGTGGGTCGAGCGACAAAACGCGGATTTTGCTGGAAGAGCTCCAGCACGAGATCGCGGCGTACGTGCCGATCGACATCTCACCTTCTGCGTTAGGCGACGCGGCGGAGCGTTTGCGCCAGAGGTATCCCGCGATGGAGGTGCTGCCGGTCGCGGCGGACTACACGAGGCCTCTGGCGTTGCCGGAGTTGCCCCCGCACGACCACATCGTGGTGTTCTTTCCCGGCTCCACGATCGGTAACTTCGAGGCCGACGAGGCACGAGCGTTTTTCGCGCAAGCGGCGCGCGTCGCGGGCTCTGGCCGAGGCACTGGAGGGCTCCTGATCGGCGCCGATCAGCGCAAGCCGCTCGACGTGCTGATCCCCGCATACGACGACCCTGAGGGCGTCACCGCCGCGTTCAACCTCAACCTCCTCACGCGCATCAACCGCGAGCTAGACGCTGACTTCGACCTTGGCCTCTGGCGCCACGAGGCACGCTGGAACGAGAACGAGAGCCGGATCGAGATGCACCTCGTAAGCCAAGCCGATCAGCGCGCGACGGTTGCGGGCGAGGCCTTCGCATTCGCCTCTGGCGAGACGATCCACACCGAGATCTCCACCAAATACGGTCCTGAGGGCCTTGCCGACCTCGCCGCCGACGCGGGCTGGACGCGGCAGGACCGGTGGACCGACGCCCGCTCTTGGTTCGCGGTCGAGCGCTACACGCTGGGCTGA
- the egtB gene encoding ergothioneine biosynthesis protein EgtB codes for MPATLLETPEAVVCSSLSARFAAVRAQTEHLCDPLATEDYVVQAMEDVSPTKWHLAHTTWFWETFVLAEYAEGYELHDARYPFLFNSYYVQAGERHCRAQRGYLSRPTVQEVFAYRHAVTEAMQDFLAGFDERQRPDVADVIEIGLHHEQQHQELMLTDLKYVFSVNPLRPVYRSRPPEESADPGPLAWVEQAPGVTPIGFEAPEAETTRERFHFDNEAPRHRVYLEPFALADRLVTAGEMMYFVEDGGYARPEFWLSEGWATAQEEGWTCPFYWEPPGVNSGTWEHFTLAGMRPIDPHEPVTHVSFYEADAFARWADLSGFASGARLASEAEWEAASRTVWNGTTADGTAPGSYVDRGRLHPAPAPEAGWVAGGDGAPAAPALRQMFGEVWQWTESAYRPFPGYRAAPGALGEYNGKFMSNKMVLRGGSVATPQSHIRPTYRNFFPLDATWQFTGIRLAKSL; via the coding sequence ATGCCTGCCACCCTTCTCGAGACGCCAGAGGCTGTCGTCTGCTCCTCCCTCTCGGCACGCTTTGCCGCTGTCCGCGCCCAGACCGAGCACCTCTGCGATCCTCTGGCAACGGAGGACTACGTGGTGCAGGCGATGGAGGACGTCTCGCCGACGAAGTGGCACTTGGCGCACACGACGTGGTTCTGGGAGACCTTCGTGCTCGCGGAGTACGCCGAGGGATATGAGTTGCACGACGCGCGCTACCCGTTCCTCTTCAACTCCTACTACGTGCAGGCCGGCGAGCGCCACTGCCGCGCCCAGCGTGGCTACCTCTCGCGCCCGACCGTCCAGGAGGTGTTCGCCTACCGCCACGCGGTGACGGAAGCGATGCAGGACTTCCTCGCGGGCTTCGACGAACGCCAGAGGCCGGACGTCGCCGACGTGATCGAGATCGGTCTGCACCACGAGCAGCAACACCAGGAGCTGATGCTGACCGACCTCAAGTACGTGTTCTCGGTCAACCCACTCCGTCCCGTCTACCGCTCCCGTCCACCGGAGGAGTCAGCAGACCCCGGGCCTCTGGCGTGGGTGGAGCAAGCCCCGGGCGTGACGCCCATCGGCTTCGAGGCGCCAGAGGCGGAGACGACGCGCGAGCGGTTCCACTTCGACAACGAGGCGCCGCGCCACCGTGTCTACTTGGAGCCCTTTGCCCTTGCAGACCGGCTGGTGACCGCAGGCGAGATGATGTACTTCGTCGAGGACGGCGGCTACGCGCGCCCCGAGTTCTGGCTGAGCGAGGGCTGGGCAACGGCGCAGGAAGAAGGCTGGACCTGCCCGTTCTACTGGGAGCCGCCTGGCGTCAACAGCGGGACGTGGGAGCATTTCACGCTCGCCGGGATGCGCCCCATCGACCCGCACGAGCCGGTCACCCACGTCTCCTTTTACGAAGCCGACGCGTTCGCGCGCTGGGCCGATCTCAGCGGGTTCGCCTCTGGCGCGCGCCTCGCGAGCGAGGCCGAGTGGGAAGCGGCGTCGCGGACCGTCTGGAACGGCACCACGGCCGACGGCACGGCGCCCGGCTCGTACGTAGACAGGGGCCGCCTCCACCCCGCTCCCGCGCCAGAAGCCGGGTGGGTGGCTGGCGGCGACGGAGCGCCGGCGGCGCCCGCGCTCCGCCAGATGTTCGGTGAGGTGTGGCAGTGGACCGAGAGCGCCTACCGCCCCTTCCCAGGCTACCGTGCCGCCCCCGGTGCGCTTGGCGAGTACAACGGCAAGTTCATGTCCAACAAGATGGTGCTCCGCGGCGGCAGCGTCGCCACGCCTCAGTCCCACATCCGGCCCACATACCGCAACTTCTTCCCCCTTGACGCCACGTGGCAGTTCACCGGCATCCGGCTGGCGAAGAGCCTGTAA
- a CDS encoding bifunctional alpha/beta hydrolase/OsmC family protein yields MPRQERFEIENADGHALAARLLLPDGEVRATALFAHCFTCSKDLHAVRRVSQGLTAHGYAVLSFDFTGLGESEGDFADTSFSSTVADLVHAARHLGARGLPPSLLVGHSLGGAAVLAAAGALPKVRAVATIGAPCDPGHIRHLFVDREADIAARGEAEVSIGGRPFCIRQQFLDDLASHQTMRERIAALGRPLLVLHSPMDQTVGIEQARHIFGAARHPKSFVALDGADHLLTRREDAAFVADVLAAWAARYLGIASGERPTLDQPPRAYADPTVRAHLGASGFRTVMRARGFKFAADEPTSIGGTETAPTPYDYLGAALAACTAMTLRMYAGRKGLPMDSVDVTVTHAKVHAEDCANCEASGVKLDRLTRTITIHGDLTGAQRQRLLEIADRCPVHRTLESEIDVVTIGETP; encoded by the coding sequence ATGCCCCGCCAGGAACGCTTCGAGATTGAGAACGCCGACGGCCACGCCCTCGCGGCGCGCCTCCTGCTCCCCGACGGCGAGGTGCGAGCCACGGCGCTGTTCGCGCACTGCTTTACGTGCTCCAAAGACCTCCACGCCGTCCGGCGCGTCTCCCAGGGCCTGACCGCGCACGGCTACGCCGTCCTCTCGTTCGACTTTACCGGACTGGGAGAGAGCGAGGGGGACTTCGCAGACACGTCGTTCTCCTCCACCGTTGCGGACCTCGTGCACGCGGCGCGCCACCTCGGCGCCAGAGGCCTGCCGCCGTCGCTGCTCGTGGGCCACTCGCTGGGCGGGGCCGCCGTCCTGGCCGCCGCTGGCGCGCTTCCCAAGGTCCGGGCCGTCGCGACGATCGGCGCGCCGTGCGACCCCGGGCACATCCGGCACCTGTTCGTAGACCGCGAGGCCGACATCGCCGCCAGAGGCGAGGCGGAGGTCTCCATCGGCGGGCGCCCCTTCTGCATCCGACAGCAGTTCCTGGACGACCTCGCGAGTCACCAGACCATGCGCGAGAGGATCGCCGCGTTAGGCCGCCCCCTCCTCGTGCTCCACAGCCCGATGGATCAAACCGTCGGCATCGAGCAGGCGCGGCACATCTTTGGAGCGGCTCGGCATCCCAAAAGCTTTGTCGCGCTCGACGGCGCCGACCACCTCCTCACCCGGCGCGAGGACGCTGCGTTCGTCGCCGACGTGCTCGCGGCGTGGGCCGCGCGGTACCTCGGGATCGCCTCTGGCGAGCGCCCAACGCTTGATCAGCCGCCTAGAGCGTACGCCGATCCCACCGTGCGCGCGCACCTCGGCGCCAGCGGCTTCCGCACCGTGATGAGAGCCAGAGGCTTCAAATTCGCCGCCGACGAGCCCACAAGCATCGGCGGGACCGAGACCGCGCCGACACCCTACGACTACCTCGGCGCCGCGCTCGCCGCCTGCACCGCGATGACGCTGCGCATGTACGCCGGGCGCAAGGGGCTGCCGATGGACTCGGTGGACGTGACCGTGACGCACGCGAAGGTCCACGCCGAGGACTGCGCCAACTGCGAGGCCTCTGGCGTCAAGCTGGACCGCCTCACGCGAACCATCACCATCCATGGCGATCTCACGGGCGCCCAGCGCCAGAGGCTGCTGGAAATTGCCGACCGCTGCCCGGTGCACCGGACGCTCGAAAGCGAGATCGACGTCGTCACCATTGGGGAAACGCCCTAG